A genome region from Camelus ferus isolate YT-003-E chromosome 25, BCGSAC_Cfer_1.0, whole genome shotgun sequence includes the following:
- the PLEKHF2 gene encoding pleckstrin homology domain-containing family F member 2, translating to MVDRLANSEANTRRINIVENCFGAAGQPLTIPGRVLIGEGVLTKLCRKKPKARQFFLFNDILVYGNIVIQKKKYNKQHIIPLENVTIDSIKDEGDLRNGWLIKTPTKSFAVYAATATEKSEWMNHINKCVTDLLSKSGKTPSNEHAAVWVPDSEATVCMRCQKAKFTPVNRRHHCRKCGFVVCGPCSEKRFLLPSQSSKPVRICDFCYDLLSAGDMATCQPARSDSYSQSLKSPLNDVSDDDDDDDSSD from the coding sequence ATGGTGGATCGTTTGGCAAACAGTGAAGCAAATACTAGACGTATAAATATAGTAGAAAACTGTTTTGGAGCAGCTGGCCAGCCCTTGACTATACCTGGACGGGTTCTTATTGGAGAAGGAGTATTGACTAAGTTGTGCAGAAAAAAGCCCAAAGCACGgcagtttttcttatttaatgaTATCCTTGTATATGGCAATATTGTCatccagaagaaaaaatataacaaacaacATATTATTCCTCTAGAAAATGTCACAATTGATTCCATCAAAGATGAGGGAGACCTGAGGAATGGATGGCTTATCAAGACACCAACTAAATCATTTGCAGTTTATGCTGCCACTGCCACTGAGAAGTCAGAATGGATGAATCACATAAATAAATGCGTTACTGATTTGCTCTCCAAGAGTGGGAAGACGCCCAGTAATGAGCATGCTGCTGTGTGGGTTCCTGACTCCGAGGCAACTGTGTGTATGCGTTGTCAGAAAGCAAAATTCACACCTGTTAATCGTCGCCACCATTGCCGCAAATGTGGTTTTGTTGTCTGTGGGCCCTGCTCTGAAAAGAGATTTCTTCTTCCCAGCCAGTCCTCTAAGCCTGTGCGGATTTGTGACTTCTGCTATGACCTGCTTTCTGCTGGGGACATGGCCACGTGCCAGCCTGCTAGGTCGGACTCCTACAGTCAGTCATTGAAGTCTCCTTTAAACGATGTATCTGacgatgacgatgatgatgatagcAGTGACTAA